The following proteins come from a genomic window of Pleuronectes platessa chromosome 2, fPlePla1.1, whole genome shotgun sequence:
- the tgfa gene encoding LOW QUALITY PROTEIN: protransforming growth factor alpha (The sequence of the model RefSeq protein was modified relative to this genomic sequence to represent the inferred CDS: inserted 1 base in 1 codon): protein MTRIFWDTIFLISGSLFTFGAGPSNTAIEARVAIDTNSTAAPNSSTGSSAATSSTSTTTIPTTTDIGTVNETVINAGIPIETNFSLAPNTSTTGNISTSATTATPTTTTSVPPVKKFVAAAVHSHFDDCPDSHRHFCFHGTCRFLILEETPACVCHQGFVGMRCEHADLLAVVATNQRQQTVATVLVLCVIGCVLXHGVVYTFTLLVETGVSEAEPRTSLRLREARSIRLSIGEWYCHLVLLFKNLKKVHF, encoded by the exons ATGACGAGGATTTTCTGGGATACAATTTTTCTCATAAGCG GTTCTCTCTTTACATTCGGAGCGGGGCCGAGCAACACGGCAATCGAGGCTCGCGTTGCCATCGACACAAACTCCACCGCTGCTCCAAACAGCTCCACaggcagctctgcagcaaccagcagcaccagcaccacgacGATCCCAACCACGACCGACATCGGCACAGTGAACG AAACAGTCATCAACGCTGGAATTCCCATTGAAACAAATTTTTCCTTGGCTCCGAACACATCAACCACTGGCAACATAAGTACCTCCGCGACAACTGCCACACCGACTACCACAACTAGCGTCCCTCCTGTTAAAA AGTTTGTGGCGGCCGCTGTTCATTCTCATTTCGACGACTGTCCAGACTCCCACCGCCATTTCTGCTTCCACGGTACATGTCGCTTCCTGATACTGGAGGAGACGCCAGCATGTGT GTGCCATCAGGGTTTTGTCGGGATGAGGTGTGAGCACGCCGACCTGCTCGCTGTCGTGGCAACAAACCAGAGACAACAAACCGTTGCCACagtgcttgtgttgtgtgtcattgGGTGTGTTC GTCATGGTGTTGTGTACACTTTTACA TTGCTGGTGGAGACAGGAGTGTCGGAGGCTGAGCCACGCACGTCACTACGTCTCAGAGAAGCACGCAGCATCCGGCTATCCATCGGAGAGTGGTACTGTCACTTAGTTCTCCTGTTTAAAAACCTGAAGAAAGTGCATTTCTAA
- the hdhd3 gene encoding haloacid dehalogenase-like hydrolase domain-containing protein 3, which produces MRVPLRWVLWDVKDTLLKVRSSVGEQYCREAERMGLSVSPAEVEAAFHQAYRRYSSRYPNYGIIQGLDGQSWWMGVVRDTFSQCRVQDPALLNTLAQNLYHNFCNAENWEVFPDSKKALESCSSLGLKLGVVSNFDCRLEAILRVCGLRSYFSFLITSEEAGVAKPNPVIFDQALQRCGATAAGVAHVGDHYVNDYLCPRSVGIHGILLDRHNKQNQPDVPPEHRLSSLEELLSRLQQHMD; this is translated from the exons ATGCGTGTCCCTCTGAGGTGGGTGCTGTGGGACGTGAAGGACACGCTGCTGAAGGTGCGCTCCTCTGTCGGAGAGCAGTACTGCAGGGAGGCTGAACGAATGGGCTTGAGCGTCAGTCCTgcggaggtggaggctgctttCCATCAGGCATATCGACGGTATTCCAGCAGATACCCAAACTATGGCATCATACAGGGCCTGGATGGACAGTCTTGGTGGATGGGGGTCGTGCGGGACactttctcccagtgcagagtGCAAGACCCAGCCCTGCTCAACACATTGGCTCAAAACCTCTATCACAATTTCTGCAATGCAGAGAACTGGGAG gtATTCCCAGACTCGAAGAAGGCTCTGGAGAGTTGCTCTTCGCTCGGACTGAAGCTTGGTGTCGTGTCCAACTTTGACTGCCGCTTGGAAGCGATTCTACGCGTTTGTGGTCTGCGCTCTTACTTCAGCTTCTTGATAACGTCGGAGGAAGCAGGTGTAGCAAAGCCCAATCCTGTCATCTTTGATCAGGCACTGCAGAGATGTGGCGCGACAGCTGCGGGTGTAGCTCATGTTGGAGATCATTATGTGAATGATTACCTCTGCCCTCGCTCTGTGGGGATCCACGGGATCCTGTTAGACAGACACAACAAGCAAAACCAACCCGACGTTCCCCCAGAGCACCGGCTCAGctccctggaggagctgctgtcacGGCTACAGCAGCACATGGATTAA
- the trub2 gene encoding LOW QUALITY PROTEIN: mitochondrial mRNA pseudouridine synthase TRUB2 (The sequence of the model RefSeq protein was modified relative to this genomic sequence to represent the inferred CDS: inserted 1 base in 1 codon), with protein MATPSIRMFRRLEGLFCVYKPSGVHWKLVRDNIETSLLKGLNSVPQKPCPQEVRFLAQPGGDTETARGLTLSAASVPALSNHPLVTGPEFRHVGVGVGHRLDASSSGVLVLAVGNGNKVLNDLYNTRITRDYTVEGAFGSATDDFSDTGRVVERTTYDHITLDKLNRVLAMLQGANQKALLMYSNVDMRSQEAYEMAVQGLLGPEGKSVPIVTGLRCIHFQPPNFTLEVQCLNETQRYLRKVVHEIGLELRSTAACTGVRRTRDGPFTLQDALTSHRWTPAGVMQAIQQYRSSKRXQKTLPVPDQESGITTSGGDCDGVIHMKPTRKQQRQQVEGQDLMLETLWARRLRHVEFISVGKKEISKNRYSGF; from the exons ATGGCGACTCCATCTATTCGCATGTTCCGCAGGTTGGAGGGGTTGTTCTGTGTCTACAAACCTTCCGGTGTTCACTGGAAACTCGTCCGGGACAACATCGAGACAAGTCTTCTTAAAG gtTTAAACTCTGTTCCCCAGAAGCCTTGTCCTCAGGAGGTTCGCTTCCTGGCTCAGCCGGGCGGTGACACCGAAACAGCCAGAGGACTCACCCTGTCTGCAGCCTCTGTCCCTGCTCTGTCCAACCACCCTCTGG tAACTGGACCTGAATTCCGGCATGTTGGAGTGGGAGTCGGACATCGTCTGGACGCCTCCTCCTCTGGAGTTTTAG TTCTTGCAGTTGGGAATGGAAACAAGGTCCTGAACGATCTCTACAACACACGAATCACAAGG GATTACACGGTGGAGGGGGCGTTCGGGAGTGCGACCGATGATTTCTCTGACACGGGTCGTGTTGTGGAAAGAACCACCTATG ATCACATCACACTGGATAAGCTGAACAGAGTTCTGGCAATGCTGCAGGGAGCCAATCAAAAGGCCTTGTTAAT GTATTCCAACGTGGACATGCGCTCACAGGAGGCCTATGAGATGGCTGTGCAGGGTCTACTGGGTCCGGAGGGCAAATCGGTGCCCATTGTGACGGGCCTGCGCTGCATTCACTTCCAGCCTCCCAACTTCACATTAG AGGTGCAGTGCCTAAACGAGACGCAGAGATATTTGCGCAAAGTCGTGCACGAGATAGGACTGGAGCTGCGCAGCACGGCAGCGTGCACGGGAGTGAGACGGACCAGAGACGGACCGTTCACGCTGCAGGACGCTCTGACATCTCACCGCTGGACGCCCGCTGgtgtcatgcaggccatccaacAGTACCGCTCCAGTAAGA AACAAAAGACGCTCCCAGTCCCAGATCAAGAATCCGGGATTACAACCAGTGGAGGAGACTGTGATGGAGTCATCCACATGAAACCAACGAggaagcagcagcggcagcaggtaGAAGGACAAGACTTGATGTTGGAGACTCTATGGGCCCGGAGGCTGCGTCATGTTGAGTTCATCTCAGTCGGGAAAAAAGAGATTTCAAAGAACAGATATTCTGGTTTCTAA